The nucleotide window AGGATTGGGATCTTACCTTACACAATCTTCAATGGAGTGTAAACTCTCAAAAGAACGAAACCTCAGGATTCAGCCCGATTGATTTGGTGTTTAACTTTAATCCTATTGATGTAGTCCAGAACCATCTCACTGCAGCTATACACACCGATTTGGAATTAGACGAGAAAGAATCTGTCATCGACAACAGAAACCAAGCGCTCGTCAATATTGCAAGCGAGCGAGCTAAATGGAAACAACGCTTTGATACCAAACACGCTAACCCTTCCATCTACTCCACAGGTAACCTTGTAGTCGTTGAAAATGAACCAGCTGCTACAGGCGAGTCGCGAAAGCTCGAACCACGCTATCGAGGACCATATATCGTCGTCAAGGTCCTTGGAAACGATCGTTATGTAATCGAAGACATCCTAGGTATTCAGATTACAGGACGTAAATACAGTTCTGTCTATTCCTCGGATAAAATCAAGCCGTGGTGCTCCAAAGTCCCTGAGTTGGATGTTCCCGACGATGACGAGGATCGAATCGAGGACGATCCGAATGCAGGATTGGCCGAGCTGTCACGAGTGTCACGATCCGGTTCCGATGGAGAACCATTAGACAGCAACGGTCTGGCATCTCGGAGTTAGTTGGCGAAGAGttggagaacgagaacgacaaGCAACGCCAGCTCCGCGAGAACGACATTTTCGCAAACGTATTAATCAAATAACGCACATATATCTGTATCCATTAATATTCTATAATCGAGTTGTTCATCATTAAAGTACAATTAAGATCACGAGTTATTGTCTTTATTCACCGTAAGC belongs to Drosophila kikkawai strain 14028-0561.14 unplaced genomic scaffold, DkikHiC1v2 scaffold_15, whole genome shotgun sequence and includes:
- the LOC121501839 gene encoding uncharacterized protein, whose protein sequence is MLALGKKGNLVVVENEPAATGESRKLEPRYRGPYIVVKVLGNDRYVIEDILGIQITGRKYSSVYSSDKIKPWCSKVPELDVPDDDEDRIEDDPNAGLAELSRVSRSGSDGEPLDSNGLASRS